In the genome of Candidatus Zixiibacteriota bacterium, one region contains:
- a CDS encoding retroviral-like aspartic protease family protein: MFRCFVLALFILISADASATNLDSLFIKSVGGKTAFDSLQRISSFRAEGTINLNGQAGRFVEIFSAPDRLYLEVAIGSVVLIQAYDGHQAWQQDHNGRVSELTGYEKDALLSNIYFESFSYLLKDRMKGTCEDLGELEYDGMKYHQVAFYPLNNDTVRILFDPDDAMRRYSFSKLDNLRSISQMGDYRFVGGVAVPHFVHTSFEDIPLFTSLETDSITLNIEIDQSVFSMPARAVADYSFADSSASVRIGFEYRLGHIWLPATINGTKKVWFILDSGASANIFHTATIADLNLPVEGSLPVVGMAGYEEVQLVRSDSISIGALTLYAQVAGSMDLSAFVRSVPHKQELGGMLGYDFLSRFPVLIDYRDSSLTVFDPQAFELPPGGIAVDFNLTMLVPSVTGELNGIKGEFIVDLGNAFGLILHRNFVDKHHLEEVLDDVKTNPVGMGGVGGAIGSKTAFAATFRFGEISLQSLRVMLPEEGLGLAGSEELAGNIGNMILENFQVLFDYEGRRLVFYENVDIAK, from the coding sequence ATGTTCCGTTGTTTTGTACTAGCTTTATTCATCCTGATTAGCGCTGATGCATCAGCCACGAATCTCGACTCCCTGTTTATCAAATCAGTCGGGGGAAAAACGGCGTTTGATTCGCTACAACGGATATCTTCCTTTCGTGCCGAGGGGACAATCAATCTCAACGGTCAGGCCGGGCGATTTGTTGAGATATTTTCCGCGCCGGACCGGCTCTATCTTGAAGTTGCCATTGGCAGCGTCGTTCTAATTCAGGCTTATGACGGACACCAGGCCTGGCAACAGGACCACAACGGACGAGTCTCGGAGTTGACGGGATACGAGAAGGACGCCCTGCTATCCAATATCTATTTTGAGTCCTTCTCCTATCTTCTGAAGGACCGGATGAAGGGAACCTGCGAAGACCTCGGCGAGTTGGAATATGATGGCATGAAGTATCATCAGGTAGCTTTCTATCCACTCAACAACGACACCGTGCGGATTCTTTTTGATCCCGACGACGCCATGAGGCGCTACTCGTTCAGCAAACTGGATAACCTCAGGTCGATCTCCCAGATGGGTGACTATCGCTTTGTCGGCGGAGTTGCTGTACCACATTTTGTTCACACATCGTTTGAAGATATTCCGCTCTTCACATCGCTTGAGACCGACAGCATTACGCTGAACATCGAGATTGACCAATCGGTGTTCTCGATGCCGGCTCGTGCCGTCGCTGACTATTCCTTTGCCGATTCATCGGCATCGGTTAGAATCGGATTTGAGTATCGCCTCGGTCATATCTGGTTGCCTGCTACGATTAATGGCACAAAGAAGGTCTGGTTCATTCTCGACTCCGGCGCTTCAGCCAATATATTTCACACTGCAACCATTGCAGACCTGAACCTGCCTGTTGAGGGCAGTCTGCCGGTCGTAGGTATGGCGGGGTACGAAGAAGTGCAGTTGGTGCGGTCCGACTCCATCTCAATCGGGGCTCTTACTCTGTATGCCCAGGTCGCTGGTTCGATGGACCTCTCGGCCTTTGTCCGTTCAGTGCCCCATAAGCAGGAGCTGGGAGGTATGCTGGGCTATGATTTCCTCTCTCGCTTTCCGGTTCTGATTGACTATCGTGACTCATCGCTCACAGTCTTTGATCCACAGGCTTTTGAATTGCCACCGGGAGGAATCGCGGTGGATTTCAATCTGACTATGCTGGTTCCCTCTGTCACCGGAGAACTCAACGGTATCAAGGGGGAGTTCATTGTTGATCTGGGTAACGCTTTTGGTCTTATACTGCACCGCAACTTTGTGGACAAACATCATCTGGAAGAGGTGTTGGACGATGTTAAGACCAACCCGGTGGGTATGGGCGGCGTCGGGGGGGCGATTGGCAGCAAAACTGCCTTTGCGGCGACCTTCCGGTTTGGCGAGATTTCCCTACAGTCACTGCGTGTAATGTTACCCGAAGAGGGGCTGGGATTGGCTGGCTCGGAGGAGTTGGCCGGCAATATCGGCAACATGATTCTGGAGAATTTTCAAGTCCTGTTTGACTACGAGGGAAGACGGTTAGTATTCTATGAAAACGTTGATATTGCGAAGTAA
- a CDS encoding SLBB domain-containing protein: protein MRLGFSLSIVIALLIVCPLSIGAVTPLSGDNASMGLIRSGRNYDRPVNPDRYLIRPGDVFGITFINANLSPLQLAVDPEGNIINSTLAIHGVSGKTLTQVRMILKEELTALYNADEVIISIGEPMKVAISVSGAVRYPGLHTAWSSQRVSEIIDSAGGLTWTGSQRSIILSGGPEDILVDLDRARFLGNVEANPCLYAGYSIYVPSKSTSCVQVVGELNFPREIELIPGDDLDLLLTLAGGLRASGDRAATMVIRNAEQLDADSVQLIPGDIIVVPPLIDATGSDGLIVFGAVNQPGRYAHTTGITLPELIETAGGFTTDAAWGHTVLFRQAKTDERGRLTKLRYPISCSTPDRKGMSDIALQPADSVFVPTAMGYVRVRGAVHNPGYYMFVEDEDALFYVSAAGGYLPSADKSLVEILNNISNVTETHPPRVMVQDSDEIVIRIREELQ, encoded by the coding sequence TTGAGACTTGGATTTTCCCTGAGCATAGTTATTGCTCTACTAATAGTGTGTCCCTTGAGTATCGGGGCTGTAACACCTCTCTCAGGTGATAACGCCTCGATGGGACTGATCCGTTCAGGCCGGAATTATGATCGGCCGGTAAACCCTGACCGGTACCTCATCCGGCCCGGTGACGTTTTTGGCATAACCTTCATTAATGCCAATCTGAGCCCACTTCAGCTCGCTGTCGATCCCGAAGGTAACATCATCAATTCAACCCTGGCCATCCATGGCGTGTCAGGCAAGACGTTGACTCAAGTACGTATGATTCTGAAAGAAGAACTAACAGCTCTCTACAATGCCGACGAAGTGATTATTTCCATCGGTGAACCGATGAAAGTAGCTATTTCGGTGAGTGGAGCTGTACGCTACCCGGGGTTGCACACAGCCTGGTCATCGCAACGGGTATCGGAGATCATTGATTCGGCGGGGGGATTGACCTGGACTGGTTCGCAGAGATCTATCATCCTCTCCGGCGGACCGGAAGACATCCTGGTTGATCTTGATCGAGCCCGGTTCCTTGGCAATGTCGAGGCCAACCCGTGTTTGTATGCCGGGTACAGTATCTATGTCCCCAGCAAATCGACAAGTTGTGTTCAGGTTGTTGGTGAGTTGAATTTCCCCCGTGAAATTGAATTAATTCCGGGTGATGACCTGGATCTTCTCCTGACACTGGCCGGTGGTTTGCGCGCTAGTGGCGACCGTGCAGCAACGATGGTTATTCGCAATGCAGAGCAGCTGGATGCCGACAGTGTACAGCTTATCCCCGGCGATATTATCGTCGTTCCACCTTTGATTGATGCAACCGGGTCCGATGGGCTGATCGTCTTCGGTGCCGTAAACCAGCCCGGGCGGTACGCCCACACGACCGGCATCACTCTACCCGAACTTATCGAAACGGCTGGCGGTTTCACCACCGATGCGGCCTGGGGACATACTGTGCTATTCAGACAGGCCAAGACAGATGAACGTGGACGTTTGACGAAGCTACGATATCCCATATCCTGTTCCACGCCTGACCGCAAGGGGATGAGCGACATCGCCCTCCAACCAGCCGATTCGGTTTTTGTTCCTACCGCCATGGGCTATGTACGTGTTCGTGGAGCCGTTCATAATCCGGGCTATTACATGTTTGTGGAAGATGAGGATGCTCTGTTCTATGTGAGCGCGGCTGGCGGCTATCTGCCCAGCGCCGACAAGAGCCTGGTAGAGATACTGAATAACATCTCCAATGTTACAGAAACTCACCCTCCCAGGGTCATGGTCCAGGACAGTGACGAGATTGTGATCAGGATTCGCGAGGAACTACAATGA
- a CDS encoding DegT/DnrJ/EryC1/StrS family aminotransferase gives MAVPLLDISRQHEQVRSELEAAVMAVLDHGKYILGPEVTDLEKKIASLCDVAHGIGVASGTDALLLALRAAGVQPGDEVITTDFSFFATAGVVARLGAKPVFVDIEPDTYNLDPNLIEAAITKKTTAILPVHLFGQVADMAPIMDIARKHDLKVIEDAAQAIGAEYGGQKAGSIGDYGCFSFYPSKNLGATGDGGMIVTNDDDNGEMCRILRFHGAKPKYYHRLVGYNSRLATIQAAGLLVKLKHLQRWSQQRTENARRYDTAFGDVANIKTPIVKDYSTFHIFNQYTIAVPNRDEVINGLREANIGCDIYYPVPFHSQECFAPLGYAADAFPVSNKASSEVLSIPIYSELTTDEQDEVIATVIRLVS, from the coding sequence ATGGCTGTTCCGTTACTCGATATTTCACGGCAGCACGAGCAAGTACGCTCGGAGCTTGAAGCGGCCGTTATGGCAGTTCTGGACCACGGCAAGTACATCCTTGGCCCCGAGGTTACCGACCTCGAGAAGAAAATAGCCTCGCTGTGTGACGTTGCCCACGGAATCGGCGTAGCTTCGGGTACCGATGCTCTGCTCTTGGCTCTGCGTGCCGCCGGTGTTCAACCGGGTGATGAAGTTATCACGACCGATTTTTCATTCTTCGCAACCGCCGGGGTAGTGGCCCGACTGGGGGCCAAACCGGTCTTCGTTGACATTGAACCTGACACCTACAACCTTGATCCCAATCTGATTGAAGCCGCAATCACCAAAAAAACTACCGCCATTTTGCCGGTTCATCTGTTCGGACAAGTAGCTGATATGGCCCCGATCATGGATATCGCCCGGAAGCATGACCTTAAGGTAATCGAAGATGCCGCTCAGGCTATTGGGGCTGAGTACGGGGGACAGAAAGCAGGTTCGATTGGCGACTATGGGTGTTTTTCATTCTATCCGTCAAAAAATCTCGGTGCCACTGGCGATGGCGGCATGATTGTGACCAATGATGACGACAATGGTGAGATGTGTAGGATTCTGCGTTTTCATGGAGCCAAACCAAAGTACTATCACAGACTCGTAGGTTACAACTCGCGGTTGGCAACCATTCAGGCGGCTGGTCTGCTGGTCAAACTCAAACACCTGCAACGTTGGTCGCAACAACGGACAGAGAATGCCAGGCGCTACGATACGGCCTTTGGCGATGTGGCCAATATCAAGACGCCGATTGTCAAAGATTACTCAACATTCCACATTTTCAATCAATATACCATTGCTGTTCCGAATCGAGATGAAGTCATAAACGGTTTACGCGAAGCCAATATCGGGTGCGACATATACTATCCGGTACCGTTCCATAGTCAGGAGTGTTTTGCACCACTCGGCTACGCGGCGGATGCCTTCCCGGTATCTAATAAGGCATCATCGGAAGTGCTATCGATTCCCATCTATTCGGAATTGACGACGGACGAGCAGGACGAAGTGATAGCAACCGTTATAAGGCTTGTCTCGTAG
- a CDS encoding patatin-like phospholipase family protein, with product MKTVALLLLCSWILASVSAGAEERFVVGGLEERFPSCEEPSRGVVLALSGGGARGLATIGILRALEEKDIGIAAIAGASMGGIVGGLYATGYTAEQLTSIVHNLDFDGLFGNAPDRSTMFQTKRRGRGRDLLTLRFDGFLPIIPQALTTGQKLTEILTRLTTRATYRSGGDFSQLPIPFATVSSDMITGEEVILDHGSLADAMRATLAFPLAFTGVEINGRLLVDGGMVNPMPVNVARSLCDVPVLAIAINTSSPLLKRDEIATPVDIVNQATSIMTKRVLRQGLASADFVITPVGNNIHSTDFRLKDSIIELGYQAGLMAVDSILSLLSQRRDTTRYTFSVVRLDTGLSPHRAQIEAILLQQQLNRPEFLAALKSLREELGFFQLEVGISTDSNSTGKHTCVSLSGFECLDPARVKFSFVGNQVFSDSVLVSQMELTDSALTPLRLDRVLHSAMNRYRADGYDLADIRSVNVDPVSNSAAATIDEAVIRRVEIAGHGRTKAWFIRSLFPMKAGEPYSTRRAAQGINNIYGTDLFYRVSADLVPEDSGAVVRIVVREKKPFQMRLGWHWDDEYQSEEFIELLDDNIGGVGLELLGHARYSPDRQHYFLNFKADRIFSSYMTGAIRFYHTQLDRHLYDGNDSLTGKHQELKLGTEFRIGRQISRLGTVAMALVIEEIDYFQENREIDEELGLRIFKLESLVENFDRIPFPHRGKKHFFELQFAGRLLGGDVDYTRFFTSIEAYFPLGKYLNYHPRLGVGISRSGLPMSERFYMGGLRSFHGYRSGQLSGDKMFLLSQQLRIKLPLWLYLSGYFDLGNIYGSTDEIKLSHLRRAFGVCLSLDTPLGPAEIGYGATEDDLDRIYIRVGFEF from the coding sequence GTGAAAACTGTCGCTTTACTACTGTTGTGTTCCTGGATACTGGCTTCGGTATCCGCAGGCGCGGAGGAACGTTTTGTAGTCGGTGGACTTGAGGAACGGTTTCCTTCTTGCGAAGAACCCTCCCGGGGCGTAGTGTTGGCTCTCTCGGGCGGGGGGGCGCGTGGATTGGCCACAATAGGCATACTGCGCGCACTCGAGGAGAAGGACATTGGTATCGCCGCTATCGCTGGCGCTTCCATGGGAGGGATAGTGGGTGGACTGTATGCTACCGGTTACACCGCTGAACAACTGACATCTATCGTACATAATCTTGATTTCGACGGTCTCTTCGGCAATGCTCCGGATCGCTCGACTATGTTCCAGACTAAACGGCGCGGACGTGGACGGGATTTACTGACCCTTCGCTTTGACGGTTTTCTCCCCATAATTCCCCAGGCGCTGACTACCGGGCAGAAGCTAACCGAAATTCTAACCCGTTTGACGACTCGGGCTACCTATCGATCGGGCGGCGATTTCTCACAACTGCCAATCCCGTTCGCAACTGTCAGTTCAGATATGATTACTGGTGAGGAAGTCATCCTGGATCATGGTTCGCTGGCCGATGCTATGCGGGCGACTCTTGCTTTTCCCCTGGCCTTTACGGGCGTTGAGATCAATGGTCGTTTGTTGGTAGACGGTGGCATGGTCAATCCCATGCCGGTAAACGTAGCCCGGTCTCTGTGTGATGTGCCGGTACTGGCCATAGCGATCAACACTTCCAGTCCCCTTCTTAAGCGTGATGAAATCGCGACTCCAGTTGATATTGTAAACCAGGCGACTTCAATCATGACAAAAAGAGTGTTGCGTCAGGGGCTGGCGTCTGCCGATTTTGTAATCACACCGGTCGGGAACAATATCCACTCGACCGACTTCAGGCTTAAGGACAGCATTATCGAGTTAGGATATCAGGCTGGTCTGATGGCCGTCGATAGCATTCTGAGTTTGCTCAGCCAACGCCGTGATACCACCCGTTACACTTTCAGTGTAGTTCGTCTGGACACCGGCTTATCGCCCCATCGGGCGCAGATTGAAGCGATATTGCTGCAACAACAATTGAACCGGCCGGAGTTCCTGGCTGCCCTTAAGTCCCTTCGGGAAGAACTCGGCTTTTTCCAGCTTGAGGTCGGTATTTCCACGGACTCTAACTCTACTGGAAAGCACACTTGTGTGTCGCTGAGCGGATTTGAATGCCTGGACCCGGCGCGGGTGAAGTTCTCGTTTGTAGGCAATCAGGTTTTCAGTGACTCCGTACTTGTTTCGCAGATGGAGCTTACTGATTCCGCGCTTACTCCTTTGAGACTGGATCGTGTTTTACACTCGGCGATGAATCGCTACCGGGCAGACGGGTATGATCTGGCAGACATTCGTAGTGTTAATGTGGATCCGGTCTCGAACTCTGCTGCGGCAACAATTGATGAGGCTGTTATCAGGAGGGTCGAAATAGCCGGCCATGGCCGGACCAAGGCATGGTTCATTCGATCGTTGTTCCCGATGAAGGCAGGCGAGCCGTATTCAACGAGACGGGCAGCTCAGGGTATTAACAACATCTATGGTACCGATCTATTCTATCGGGTGTCTGCTGATCTTGTCCCTGAGGATAGCGGGGCGGTGGTCAGAATCGTTGTCCGGGAGAAAAAGCCATTTCAGATGCGGCTTGGTTGGCACTGGGATGATGAATACCAGTCCGAGGAGTTCATTGAACTGCTGGATGACAACATCGGTGGGGTGGGTCTGGAACTGCTGGGTCACGCTCGATACTCCCCGGATCGGCAACACTACTTTTTGAATTTCAAGGCAGATCGTATCTTTTCCAGTTACATGACCGGAGCCATACGTTTTTACCATACGCAACTTGATCGTCATCTTTATGATGGCAACGATTCGCTGACCGGCAAGCACCAGGAACTCAAACTTGGAACGGAATTTCGTATCGGGCGACAGATTTCGCGTTTGGGGACAGTAGCGATGGCTCTGGTTATCGAAGAGATTGATTATTTCCAGGAAAACAGGGAGATAGATGAAGAACTGGGGCTGCGCATTTTCAAACTCGAATCGCTGGTCGAGAACTTTGATCGCATTCCTTTTCCACACCGAGGCAAGAAGCACTTTTTCGAACTACAGTTTGCCGGACGGCTACTTGGGGGGGATGTTGACTATACTCGTTTCTTCACGTCAATCGAAGCCTATTTTCCGCTGGGGAAGTACCTGAACTACCACCCACGCCTTGGGGTGGGGATTTCACGCTCAGGGTTACCGATGTCCGAACGATTCTATATGGGGGGGTTGCGGTCGTTTCATGGTTACCGCAGCGGCCAACTCAGCGGCGACAAGATGTTCCTGCTCAGCCAGCAACTTCGGATCAAGCTACCGCTCTGGCTCTATCTCAGTGGCTACTTTGATCTGGGTAATATCTATGGCAGCACCGACGAAATAAAGCTCTCCCATCTGCGACGAGCTTTCGGAGTGTGCCTGTCGCTCGACACCCCCCTCGGACCTGCTGAAATTGGATACGGCGCTACGGAAGATGACCTCGACCGAATTTACATCCGGGTGGGGTTCGAGTTTTAG
- a CDS encoding N-acetyltransferase — MSNKSTSIISATASLGSETRLGEFCVVSDNVRIGTGSVIGHHVTIYEGTVIGDNVRIDDGAVIGKLPMRAANSAVTKVQNLPPCTIGSNGIIGTGVVIYRGAEIGDKVLVADLATVRENVKVGSSTIVGRGVAIENYCTIGRYVKLETNCYITAYSEIEDRAFVAPCVATSNDNYLGRTEERFKHFKGVVVRKGARIGVHATILPGKEIGEDALVAASALVNKDAPARKVVAGIPARAIKDVQEDQLLENQGWKDD; from the coding sequence ATGAGCAACAAGTCTACATCAATTATTTCAGCCACTGCCAGTCTCGGGTCCGAAACACGTCTGGGTGAGTTCTGTGTAGTGAGTGACAATGTCAGGATAGGTACTGGATCGGTGATAGGACACCATGTCACAATTTATGAGGGGACGGTAATCGGCGATAATGTCCGCATTGACGATGGTGCTGTGATCGGCAAACTACCCATGCGAGCGGCCAATTCGGCGGTTACGAAGGTACAAAATTTACCACCATGTACGATTGGCTCCAACGGTATTATTGGAACCGGGGTCGTGATTTATCGCGGGGCGGAAATTGGAGATAAGGTTCTGGTGGCCGATCTGGCTACCGTTCGGGAAAATGTCAAAGTCGGGTCGAGTACGATTGTCGGGCGCGGCGTGGCTATTGAGAACTACTGTACTATCGGTCGCTATGTCAAACTGGAGACGAACTGCTACATCACCGCCTACTCGGAAATCGAGGACCGCGCTTTTGTGGCTCCGTGCGTGGCAACGTCCAATGATAATTATCTCGGCCGTACCGAAGAGCGATTCAAACATTTCAAAGGCGTGGTAGTAAGAAAAGGGGCTCGGATTGGAGTCCACGCGACCATTCTGCCGGGTAAGGAAATCGGCGAGGACGCCCTGGTGGCGGCCTCCGCTCTGGTCAACAAAGACGCACCGGCGCGAAAAGTCGTAGCAGGAATTCCCGCCCGGGCAATCAAAGATGTACAGGAAGATCAGCTTCTGGAAAACCAGGGCTGGAAAGACGACTAA
- a CDS encoding polysaccharide biosynthesis C-terminal domain-containing protein: MSPRFARQSLLAATVITVGTNVFGRILGYAREATIAGYFGTSSIFDIFLLAFTIPELLTFVAFAALPPAFIPLKKKLGGDDEEAGRRLFVAGTVTFTAIFGLVAVAIYVLKAPIINLLAPRLTGEDCATALRLMSILAWFVFFRGMEAYFRAVLFDRKHFVVPAFSPMVANLLVLGIVLFGYDQLNIDALAYGWLAASIALFVINGATAYRLVNPSTSSGVDMGIAGKLMKSVLAVAAVECIALAYPLVDRYLAAAYLGEGQIAALRYATFLIMLPVGMFVVSAAAASFPWISDFNSDANGKRLHEMFAGGLRLVMFVMGLMALSFYLFPLEIVRIAFQRGAFDSQSLVLTADPLRYFALGICFYSMLWFQMRFYYARSNLLRVGTILFVVLVVKILLSVFLIGPMEQNGLALASSIAWLVGFIIMTIDLQRLMGFSLGRMFGLALVKIMASLLVTALLWFGLIALWPGSMSWPLLLVAIRLALLGGVGAIVYMSLATVMNLPEPKKLLELVRSKLKFNSR; this comes from the coding sequence ATGAGCCCCCGGTTCGCCAGACAATCGCTACTGGCCGCCACCGTCATTACGGTGGGAACCAACGTCTTCGGACGAATCCTGGGGTATGCCCGCGAAGCAACGATCGCGGGGTATTTCGGAACAAGTTCGATCTTTGACATCTTTCTACTGGCCTTCACAATACCTGAGTTGTTGACGTTCGTAGCGTTTGCAGCCCTCCCTCCGGCTTTCATACCGCTCAAGAAAAAACTCGGTGGGGACGATGAGGAAGCCGGCCGCAGATTGTTTGTGGCCGGCACAGTGACTTTCACAGCTATATTCGGACTAGTCGCCGTGGCAATCTACGTGCTGAAGGCACCAATCATCAACCTGCTGGCTCCACGGCTGACCGGAGAAGATTGTGCAACTGCCTTGAGGTTAATGTCGATTCTGGCCTGGTTTGTGTTTTTCCGGGGTATGGAGGCATATTTCCGTGCCGTGCTCTTTGACCGCAAGCATTTTGTGGTACCGGCGTTTTCGCCTATGGTAGCCAATTTACTCGTTCTCGGAATTGTATTGTTCGGATATGATCAACTCAACATCGATGCCCTGGCCTACGGCTGGCTGGCCGCATCAATAGCCTTATTCGTGATCAATGGAGCCACTGCTTATCGCCTTGTGAATCCGAGTACCTCTTCCGGTGTGGATATGGGTATTGCAGGGAAGCTGATGAAATCAGTGCTGGCTGTGGCAGCGGTGGAGTGCATCGCTTTGGCCTATCCATTGGTCGATCGGTATCTCGCCGCCGCCTACCTGGGTGAGGGACAGATCGCAGCTCTCCGGTACGCGACTTTTCTGATCATGTTGCCCGTAGGAATGTTCGTGGTGTCGGCTGCTGCTGCTTCTTTCCCCTGGATATCTGATTTCAACTCGGACGCCAATGGCAAACGACTTCACGAAATGTTTGCCGGAGGATTGCGTCTGGTCATGTTTGTCATGGGTTTGATGGCGCTGAGTTTTTATCTGTTTCCGCTTGAGATTGTTCGCATTGCGTTTCAAAGAGGAGCCTTTGACTCCCAATCGCTGGTTCTAACGGCTGACCCCCTGAGATACTTCGCCCTCGGGATCTGCTTTTATTCAATGCTCTGGTTTCAGATGCGGTTTTACTATGCTCGTTCCAATCTTCTTCGGGTCGGCACAATTTTGTTTGTTGTTCTCGTGGTGAAGATACTGTTGAGCGTGTTTCTGATAGGACCAATGGAGCAAAACGGCCTGGCTCTGGCATCTTCGATAGCGTGGCTCGTCGGATTTATTATCATGACCATCGACTTGCAACGGCTAATGGGGTTTTCGCTAGGGAGGATGTTTGGGCTGGCCCTGGTGAAGATAATGGCCAGCCTGTTAGTAACAGCCTTACTGTGGTTCGGACTTATCGCACTCTGGCCCGGATCAATGTCGTGGCCCCTTCTACTTGTGGCTATCCGTTTGGCTCTGCTGGGAGGAGTGGGGGCAATAGTGTACATGTCGCTGGCCACGGTTATGAATCTACCGGAACCCAAAAAGCTGCTTGAATTAGTGCGTTCCAAACTCAAATTCAATTCCAGATAG
- the wecB gene encoding UDP-N-acetylglucosamine 2-epimerase (non-hydrolyzing), translating to MRKILSVVGARPQFVKLAPLVQPLAKRFEHLIIHTGQHFDDDMSADFFRRLHLPEVHCNLGVRGGSHGAMIGRMLIRLEKVLAQLQPDLLLVYGDANSTLAGALAAAKQAIPVAHIEAGMRADGPNLPEETNRRLTDQVAGLLFGVTHQAVNNLHREKLTGKTILSGDLMLELLHSLRGTIRDNRHLLKKHGLEAEQYLLLTVHRPSSTDTRESLNQLAGILESLTEPVLFPVHPRTDKMLRRFKLLTRLKRIPHLVLTGPLPYLDNLTAARFARAVLTDSGGLQKEALALGTPVLTLRNETEWLDTLKRGNTLVGLEREQILDCLGALPKVPRTSFRINNQRPSQIIVREIARFLEEG from the coding sequence ATGCGCAAAATCCTTTCGGTGGTTGGGGCGCGACCACAGTTTGTAAAGCTGGCGCCGCTGGTCCAGCCGTTAGCTAAACGATTCGAACATCTGATAATACACACCGGCCAGCATTTTGACGACGACATGTCGGCTGACTTCTTTCGTCGCCTGCACCTTCCCGAAGTACATTGCAACCTGGGAGTGCGTGGAGGATCGCACGGGGCTATGATCGGGCGAATGCTGATCCGTCTGGAGAAAGTGCTCGCTCAGCTACAGCCGGATCTGTTACTCGTATACGGTGATGCCAACTCCACACTGGCCGGCGCGCTGGCGGCTGCGAAACAGGCGATTCCGGTTGCACACATTGAGGCTGGGATGCGAGCCGATGGCCCTAATCTTCCCGAGGAAACCAATCGACGTCTGACCGATCAAGTGGCCGGGTTACTCTTCGGTGTGACCCATCAAGCGGTCAATAATCTTCATCGGGAGAAGTTGACTGGAAAGACAATTCTAAGCGGTGATCTGATGCTTGAATTGCTACACAGCCTGCGAGGTACGATACGCGACAACCGACACCTACTCAAAAAGCACGGGTTAGAAGCAGAACAGTATCTTTTACTTACTGTCCATCGGCCTTCATCCACCGATACCCGCGAATCACTGAACCAACTGGCAGGTATTCTTGAGAGTTTGACCGAGCCGGTGTTGTTTCCAGTGCATCCGCGGACCGACAAGATGCTCCGCAGGTTCAAACTCCTGACCCGGCTGAAGAGGATACCGCATCTGGTTTTGACTGGCCCGCTCCCATATCTCGATAACCTTACTGCCGCGCGTTTTGCCAGAGCTGTTCTGACAGACTCAGGTGGCCTTCAGAAGGAAGCGTTGGCGCTCGGTACCCCGGTGTTGACTCTGCGCAATGAGACCGAGTGGCTTGATACCCTCAAGCGAGGCAACACTCTGGTCGGACTTGAACGGGAACAGATTTTGGACTGTCTCGGCGCGCTTCCCAAAGTACCCCGTACCAGTTTCCGAATCAATAACCAGCGACCGTCACAGATAATCGTTCGAGAGATTGCACGCTTCCTTGAGGAAGGCTGA
- a CDS encoding cation transporter, with protein sequence MTCGGCESSVSGALSEIEGVIDVFKVSHQAGAAVVCYDPAKLTDKSLLTSAVTKKGFKAELFVANTTTQSKKAATCAKTCTPAQQKACGVKTADASKEKDSGTK encoded by the coding sequence ATGACCTGCGGCGGCTGCGAAAGCAGTGTCAGTGGAGCCCTCTCAGAAATTGAAGGCGTGATTGATGTTTTCAAGGTTTCGCATCAAGCCGGGGCAGCGGTGGTCTGTTACGATCCCGCCAAGCTGACCGACAAGAGCTTGCTGACCAGTGCTGTTACCAAGAAGGGTTTCAAAGCTGAGCTTTTTGTAGCCAACACTACTACCCAATCCAAGAAGGCCGCTACCTGCGCCAAGACTTGTACTCCCGCCCAGCAAAAGGCTTGTGGAGTTAAGACGGCGGATGCTTCCAAGGAAAAGGACTCCGGCACCAAATAG